From Pusillibacter faecalis, one genomic window encodes:
- a CDS encoding hotdog fold domain-containing protein encodes MIGEKVVLRYRMSAGDAHYAGQLVEGAHIVTAWGDVGTELAIRLFGDESLFVGYSEVRYTAPVYSGDWMEYSGWIEKVGNTSLTCHFEAHKVMGLADRDGKKGLADSAADVYPEPILCAYGTGTLMVKKDLQRPEFGDPKFQVR; translated from the coding sequence ATGATTGGCGAGAAAGTTGTTCTGCGTTATCGTATGTCTGCTGGCGATGCTCACTATGCCGGCCAGCTGGTGGAAGGCGCTCACATTGTTACTGCTTGGGGCGACGTCGGCACTGAGCTGGCGATCCGTCTGTTCGGCGACGAGTCCCTGTTCGTGGGCTATTCCGAGGTCCGTTACACCGCTCCTGTGTATTCCGGCGACTGGATGGAGTATTCCGGCTGGATCGAGAAGGTTGGCAACACCTCTCTGACCTGCCACTTTGAGGCTCACAAGGTCATGGGTCTGGCTGATCGCGACGGCAAGAAGGGCCTGGCTGATTCCGCTGCTGACGTGTATCCCGAGCCCATCCTGTGCGCTTATGGCACCGGCACTCTGATGGTCAAGAAGGACCTGCAGCGTCCCGAGTTCGGCGATCCCAAGTTCCAGGTTCGCTAA
- a CDS encoding IclR family transcriptional regulator: protein MADEPKYPVKTVTKAIEIINYLAQDTGNRGIGVSELSRVLGMGKSTVHRLLDTLSFYGYVEQDGETNQYRLGWELYKIGQVVPQQNQLLNLNPGYILELSRKTRATVNLGILKRGEILIISKIEGAYDSTHISVRPGEYEAIHATGMGKVMISEMDEEEIWGLFGGRETLIPYTPNTITSLPQLMREEARVRESGYAVDAEEYCIGLYCIAMPIRDYTGQIVAAVSVSTPSGLMDEDRKKLILEALSKCSRDISRSLGYQEK, encoded by the coding sequence ATGGCAGACGAGCCAAAATATCCGGTTAAGACGGTGACAAAGGCGATTGAGATTATCAATTATCTGGCCCAGGATACGGGAAACCGCGGCATTGGAGTCAGCGAACTCAGCCGAGTCCTTGGTATGGGGAAGAGCACAGTCCACAGGTTGTTGGATACCTTGAGCTTTTATGGGTATGTAGAGCAGGATGGAGAGACCAATCAGTACCGTCTGGGCTGGGAGCTCTATAAAATCGGGCAGGTGGTTCCCCAACAGAACCAGCTGCTGAATCTGAATCCCGGCTACATTTTGGAGTTGAGCCGCAAGACGCGGGCCACGGTCAACCTTGGGATTTTAAAGCGTGGGGAGATCTTGATTATCTCGAAGATTGAGGGCGCCTATGACAGCACACATATCAGCGTGCGTCCAGGGGAGTATGAGGCGATTCACGCAACCGGCATGGGCAAGGTCATGATTTCGGAGATGGACGAGGAGGAGATCTGGGGGCTTTTTGGCGGACGGGAGACCCTGATACCTTATACGCCCAACACCATCACCAGCCTCCCGCAGCTGATGCGGGAGGAGGCCCGGGTGCGGGAGAGCGGTTATGCGGTGGATGCGGAGGAGTATTGCATCGGCCTGTACTGCATTGCCATGCCGATTCGGGATTATACAGGACAAATTGTCGCCGCAGTCAGCGTCAGCACACCGTCCGGCCTGATGGACGAGGACAGAAAAAAGCTGATTTTAGAAGCTCTGAGCAAATGCTCGCGGGATATCTCCAGGAGTCTGGGCTACCAGGAGAAATGA